In the Nitrospirales bacterium LBB_01 genome, one interval contains:
- a CDS encoding DMT family protein — translation MKTIILLTISNIFMTFAWYGHLKYRESPLFKVILISWFIAFVEYCFQVPANRIGYGHYSGAQLKTIQEVITLVVFCVFSIFYLKEELRWNYIVGFFFIAAAVFFVFKKW, via the coding sequence TTGAAAACAATAATCCTTCTGACAATATCTAACATCTTTATGACTTTTGCATGGTATGGTCATCTTAAGTATAGAGAAAGCCCACTTTTTAAAGTTATCCTAATCAGTTGGTTTATTGCTTTTGTTGAATATTGTTTTCAGGTGCCAGCTAACCGGATTGGATACGGACACTACTCTGGCGCACAACTTAAGACCATTCAAGAGGTGATAACTCTGGTGGTTTTTTGCGTTTTTTCCATTTTCTACCTTAAAGAAGAGCTGAGATGGAATTACATTGTAGGATTTTTCTTTATAGCGGCTGCAGTGTTTTTCGTTTTTAAGAAGTGGTAA